Proteins from a single region of Pirellulales bacterium:
- a CDS encoding sigma-54 dependent transcriptional regulator, with translation MKRHSLLLVDDDRHLLDSMADWLREQGYQVDTAGTAAAAVQALERKTFDLILVDVRLGDGDGFDVLAYARRERPQSTVILITGYGTVETAVEAIRAGAFDLLTKPLIDEELHISIERALNQRKVVEENKQLKAQLDRRLGLENIIGHDVRMRKVFEIIDSIADTKATVLITGESGTGKSLIARAIHRRSGRRDQPFVEVACGALSETLLESELFGHVTGSFTGAHQDKVGKFLQADDGTIFLDEIGTASAGLQVKLLRVLQEFEFEQVGGNKTYKVNTRVILATNENLESLVAEGRFRQDLYYRVNVINLELPGLRDRVSDIPMLAQHFLQRLREETGKKVAGFSEDALAAMERYRWPGNVRELQNVVERAVLLGKSELIGVADLPPAVMAMRALSVDPVGSHTLKQAMASPERQIILEVLEAHHWNRNATADALGINRTTLYKKMKRLGLEDLEPHRAGA, from the coding sequence ATGAAACGACATTCCCTGCTACTTGTCGACGACGACCGTCATCTGCTCGATTCGATGGCCGATTGGCTGCGAGAACAGGGCTATCAGGTCGATACGGCGGGCACGGCCGCCGCCGCCGTGCAGGCCCTCGAACGCAAGACGTTCGACCTGATCCTGGTCGATGTCCGGCTCGGCGACGGCGACGGTTTCGACGTACTGGCCTACGCACGCCGGGAGCGGCCTCAATCGACGGTCATTCTGATTACGGGCTATGGAACCGTGGAGACGGCCGTGGAAGCCATCCGCGCTGGCGCCTTCGACCTGCTCACCAAGCCGCTCATCGACGAAGAGCTTCATATTTCGATCGAGCGGGCCTTGAATCAGCGCAAGGTGGTCGAAGAAAACAAGCAGCTCAAGGCCCAGCTCGACCGGCGCCTGGGGCTGGAGAACATCATCGGCCACGATGTACGGATGCGAAAGGTGTTCGAAATCATCGACAGCATCGCCGACACGAAGGCCACCGTGCTGATCACCGGCGAAAGCGGCACCGGCAAGTCGCTCATCGCCCGCGCCATCCATCGCCGCAGCGGCCGGCGCGACCAGCCGTTCGTCGAGGTGGCCTGCGGGGCGCTCAGCGAGACCCTGCTCGAAAGCGAGCTGTTCGGCCACGTGACCGGATCGTTCACGGGGGCGCATCAAGACAAGGTGGGCAAGTTCCTGCAAGCCGACGACGGCACGATTTTCCTGGACGAGATCGGCACGGCCAGCGCCGGCCTGCAGGTGAAGCTGCTGCGCGTCTTGCAGGAGTTCGAGTTCGAGCAGGTGGGCGGCAACAAGACCTACAAGGTCAATACCCGCGTGATCCTGGCGACCAACGAGAACCTGGAATCGCTGGTGGCCGAGGGCCGCTTCCGGCAAGACCTCTATTACCGCGTCAACGTCATCAATCTCGAATTGCCGGGCCTGCGCGACCGCGTCTCCGACATTCCGATGTTGGCTCAGCATTTTCTGCAGCGGCTGCGCGAGGAGACCGGCAAAAAGGTGGCTGGCTTCAGCGAGGACGCTTTGGCGGCGATGGAGCGCTACCGTTGGCCGGGCAACGTGCGCGAGCTGCAAAACGTCGTGGAGCGGGCCGTCTTGTTGGGAAAGAGCGAATTGATCGGCGTGGCCGACCTGCCGCCCGCCGTCATGGCCATGCGGGCCCTCAGCGTCGATCCGGTGGGCAGCCACACGCTCAAGCAGGCGATGGCCAGTCCCGAACGGCAGATCATTCTGGAAGTGCTGGAAGCCCACCACTGGAACCGCAACGCCACGGCCGACGCGCTGGGCATCAACCGCACGACGCTCTATAAGAAGATGAAGCGGCTTGGTTTGGAGGACCTGGAGCCGCACCGCGCGGGGGCCTAA